The Candidatus Dependentiae bacterium DNA window GTTGATAAAGACCAAAAGGCATTTTTCTTTGTCCTTTTTTTTGACCCATAACTTCCACTATATAATCAATCAAATATATTTGTTCTGCCAATGACAAAGCTGTATCTCTCTTATAATTAATCGCAACAGTATCATCCTTAAAATACCCCATACATTCGGCTAAGTTACACAAGGTATCACAAGATTTCTTTATAAATTGCAAAACAAACATTTTATCTTCAAGAAACTTGAATGAACGTATGTCATCCCATAGGCTCATTAAATCATCTATGCTATGATTCCAAAAATAAGACGGAACAGTATCTAAAGTAAGCGGTATTTGCTGAAAACGGGCAATAAAATAGCCTCGCTTAACTATAAGTTCAACTAACGGAGAAATAAGCAAGTGCTCTATATCAACTTTTTGCTCTTTACTCAATCTTGAGTAGTTGTTCAACTTCTCTTTACCAAATAAGGTTAATATATGTATCAAGAAACAGCACCACAATGGAACACCATACCATCGCATATTTCCCTTTTTTATTTTAACAATAGCTAAAACATTGCTCTACGACGAATGATACCAATAAGGTTATAGGTAAACAAATACCTTTTTATATTATCCGCTCATACAATTCTAAAAAGGAAATATATGAATCCGCAATGCCTTTTTTTTAATCTATCAATATTACTAATACTCTGTTTTGTGTGTTCATCTAAAAGTTACGATTATGACCTTGTTATTATTGGCAGCGGCGCCGCTGGAATTACCGCAGCAAAACTTGCTTATGATCGCGGAAAACGAATTGCAATTATTGAAAAAAATAAACCCGGTGGAAGCAAAATATGGTTTGGTGATATTCCAACAAAAACATTTGCTCAAGCAGCTAGAGAACTGAAAAAAGTTAACGAAAAATCATATATTAAAGAATTATCCTACACATTTGATACTTCAAGCTTATTATCTCATATCAGAAAAATCAGCAATGATATCTACGAATTTTGCTCCATAGAAGAACTTACCAAAATGGGCATTGAGATCATCATTGGTACAGCTCGATTTATCGACAACCATACCCTCACTATTAATGGTCGTACTATCTGCACAGATAACGTAATTCTTGCAACCGGAACTCGTCCACATATCACTCATATTGAAGGCATTATCTCTGTACCCTATTTAACCCCAGAGACGTTTTTTACACTCAATGTATTACCAAAGTCGATTATTATTATTGGAGGAGGATTTCTTGGAGTCGAGCTAGCAGAAACACTAGGCATACTCGGGGTAAATGTAACAATAATTATGAAACATGGTTTATTGCTTCCCACTTTTGATTTTGAACTCGTTGGTATGTTAACAGAAAACCTACAACAACTCGGTATTTCCGTGTTATGTAGCTCTCTAGCTACAAAAGTAGAAAATGACAAAGACCTTGTAAAAGTAACATATCTCGACCGCTTTGATATGTACCATACAATAACAGCAGAATCACTTTTTGTTGCGACAAATCGCATTGCTAATATTGAGAATCTCGGCCTTGAAAACACCAATGTTACTTTCAACAAAAAGGGAATAGAGGTAAAAAAAACTATGCAAACAAATGCCAACAATATTTACGCTTGTGGTGACGTTGTTGGCCAGACCTTACTCAGCAGAGTTGCTCATTTTCAGGCAAAAATAGCAATCCAAAATATGTTTCGTCCATGGTGGCAAAAAGAAATAAAACCAAATTATATAAATCTTGCTAGAATGGTATATACATATCCACCATTTGCTTCCATCGGTCTAACAGAACAAGAAGCATACATCGTTCATGGATCAAGCCTCCGTATTTATCGTTGTCCCTATACACTACTGGACAAGGCGCACATTGATGGAACCACAGAAGGCATTGCTAAGTTTATCTGCACTAGTGATGGAACCATTGTTGGTGCGCACATATTCGGTGAGTGCGCTGGAGAATTGATAGAACTTGTTAAAATTGGACATAAATTGTACAACCTTGAAACAGAATATATCTTTAAACAACATGCAGTATTGCCAAATTACAAAGAATTAATATGGCATGCAAATCAACTTTGCAAAAAGGACCTGGAACCATTAGTAAGTAATAAAAATATTATCCAATACTACGCAGAGAAAGTACTTTCATTCTTATCACGTTAAAAAAGACTTTAATTTTATGATCTAAATTAAAATTTCTATAATACCTTTTTTACTTCCGCTCACGACAATCTCACCAGTTTTCTCATCAATAAATAGTGGCCTCAATGAAGGGTCATAAGAAAAATGCTTTTTTGAACATACAATTTTTTTGTTAAGCTCAAGCCAAATAGGAAACGCCGTTCTAAGTGGATACACATTTTTCCCCATTTCACGGTTATCATCACACCCAATATATACCGCAGTTGTTAATTCTGGAGTTGAACCAGTAAACCAACATGTACGAGAATCATTAGTTGTACCTGTTTTGCAAATTACCTCATGCTGCAGCCACTCATCTTTTGTTTTCCCAAGCATTGCCTGATAGCGCTCTATACCAATACTTAAAACCTTTGACACTTGCCCACTAATACGAGGTCTCATAACATGCGATTTTTTTATATTGACTTTAATAATTTTATTTCCCAACTGGTTCTTAACCCAAGAAATAATATGTGGCTCAACATACATTCCATTATTAGCAAAAACATTAAACATGCCAGCCACCTCTTTAAGGGTTGCATCAACACAACCCAGCGCAAGAGAGGGATATGGATACAGTGGCCCGCTCAAACCACTTTTTTTTGCAAGCATAATAATTGTCTCAGAACCAACATCCAAAAATGTTTTTATCGATGCAATATTATTTGAATGAGAAAGTGCATAAGCTAAAGTAACCTCGCCTACAAATTTTCCGTTATAATTTTTTGGTTGCCATAATTTACCATTTTGCTCAAGAAAAAATGGCTCATCAACTTTGGTGTCAGAAAACTGTTTACCTGATTGAACCGCTGCGGCATATAAAATAGGTTTAAATGTAGAACCCATTTGCCGACGAGCCTGCAATGCACGATTAAATTTTGATGATGCAAAATCATAACCTCCAATAAGCGCTTTTATTGCGCCTGTTTTTCTATCAATAGAAATAAGACCACCATCAACATCAGATATATTACCACGCAGTATGGTTATTTGTTTTTTTAAAATTTTTTCTGCACTTTTTTGTATATCAATACTAAGTGTTGTTTTTATTACTAAGCCACCACTATATAGTTGCTGTTTACCAACTCTTTGCTCAAGTAATTGGCGTATGTATTCTTTCACATATGGAGCACAACACAATTGTATATTTTTTTCTACTGTTATGTCATTACTCACTGCAGTCATGTATTCATTTTCTGTAATAAATCCAAGATACTTCATTTTAGACAAGACGCTATCTCGTCTCTTTTGTGCAGAAAGTGGATAAACCAATGGGCAATAATAACTTGGCAAACGAACAATACCACCAAGCGTTGCTGCTTGATCTATTGTTAAATCACTAACATCTTTATTCCAAAATCGTTTGCTTGCAGCTTGTACCCCATAAATTCCACACCCAAAATAAACATGATTTAAATATGTTTGTAGAATTTGCTCTTTACTAAATTGTTGCTCAACTAATAATGCATATAGTTGCTCTTTAATCTTGCGAGAGAATGTTTTTTCCAAATCAAGAAAGAGAAGCTTTACCAATTGCTGAGTTATAGTGCTTGCTCCCTGTACTTTTTTACCGTGGTATACATTAACTAAAATAGAACGCAATATTCCTTTCCACGAAATACCATGATGTTTAAAAAAATGCCAATCTTCTGCTGCTACAAATGCATTAATTAAATGCTGAGGCATTTTCTGCATGGAAATAGGATCACGTATATCTAGTTGAAATCTTGCCCATTCGATACCACGCTCATCGAGCACAATTGACGGTCGCCCTGGATCGTAATGCGCAAGCACAGAAAAATCAATCACCTTATGATGCATTACATACAAAGCAATTCCCGTTATTATAGAGAACAACAGAATAAGTGCTATGATGATTCCATAAAAAAAAAATCGCAAAAAATAAATCATTTTTTTTCGTATTAAATAACAGAAACACACAAAATAACGTAACAAATAAATAAACCCGCACATTTGGTGCGGGTTTATACTAGCATGAAATATCAAATAATACGCGTTTGAGCTATTTATTCATGCACGCCCTCAAATAGGGGCAACCGTCTTCATAATCTTTCAGCAAATTCATAAGCACCTTTAAAAACGGACATGTAGACAGGTGTTCTTCTACTAAGCGCACACCACGTTTTTTAGTATGACACCATTTACAAAATCTTCTCATTTCTTTTTTCATCATACCTTTTTGCCACGAATAAGAATTACTGCAACTGCATCCTTTGCGATCTTTTCCACATGGGCAATTACCTTTTACCAAACACGCACAGCCACGAGATACACAATCACACAACAATTCACGCTGCTCTCGATTTTTCTTAATCATTTCTCGCTTAACTGCTTCAACAACCGCTTCATTTCTGAGTACATTACTCAGCATATAAAATAGTGTTCCCATAAATGCCGCCAATCCTGATATACTCAAATATGGATGTCCAGCAGCCTGATCAAACAGCCATGTATACCAGTTATCGAGCGTTTGATGCCAGTCACCATCAACCACAGCATCAATACCAACCGCCTCATCTGTAATGGACAAATTATTATCTGTTACGCCTACATCGACAGTATTGCTCTCAACACCTGTAGCAATGACTTCATTTATTGTTCCGGCATCATCAGCCTGTATAAACGATACTGCACCATATAAAAAAGAAAAAATGAGCAAACAACTATATAACATTTTTGTTCTCATGAAAGTCTCCTTCTTTTTTGAGAACGTACCAATAAACGTACAAGACCACACATACTTGAAGCTTATCCATTGTCGATATAGACTAACAGATACCATGCTTATTTTTATTCTATTTTTACTAGATATTTCTTTTTTTTATATTTCTAAAAAACCAGTGATTTCATTGTCACTCTGTTACTATGTTCTACATCTTTTACACAAACCGGTCAACTGGCCCCGAATAACCTTAGCCGGAACACTTTTTATGTTAAGCTCATTTATGTACCATGGAAATTTCGGTGTTGATATCGCATACTTATTACCAGTAACTTTTTTAAGTTTCACTATAAGATATTTTTTCTCATATCAAATATGGCAAGCGTGTCTACTGGTAACTCTATGTACTCTGTGTCAACTCCTTTTATCCTACTCATTCAGCTACTACTCTACATCCCTTATTTTATATACAATAAGCAAAATTTTTGTTATGATAGTAGCAATAGTTATCCTTTCTTTGATATATCAATGGTGCGGTACACAAGGCAATCGCTTGTAGTACTTAAAACAATACAAGAGGAAAGTCCGGACTCCTAGCGAACATGGTACCTGGGAAGATAATCCAACCCATGGAGAGCGCAAGCTCATGGAAAGTGCCACAGAAAATAACCGCCGTTATTTTACTATAACGGTAAGGGTGAAAATGTGCGGTAAGAGCGCACAAACTAGTATAGCAATGTCCTAGTTGGGTAAACCCTGCCAGGAGCAAGACAAAGCAGCATGTATTGATCGTTCGCTTCATTAAAGCATGCGGGTATGTCGCATAGATAAATGATTGCCACATTATATCATTAGATAATGACAGAATCCGGCTTATTGTGTACCGTTTCATCATGATAAAAAATTCATTATGGCCCCTACCATTTATTACTTTTGTTTTTGGTTACTACAGCGTTAGTTACTTTCATCAAGTAACAAAACTCACAACACCTGCAATTGTTGGCAAAAATATCGCTCAAGCATGCAAAATATTATCAGACCATAATTTGTATCCACAACTGTTACTTCAAAAGGAAGAACCCGATTTGCCCGATGGAACTATTTTAAGTCAAAATCCCATTGCAGGAAGCATGATAAAATCACACCAAACCATATATTTTATTGTTTCGACTCAACCACAACCCATCATTGCCGACACAATACTAAATAAAGAAATAGAACAAGCAAAAAAAATATTTGCTAAAAGAAATATGGCATTACGAACTTATTATCTGCAAAGCAGTAAACCAAAAAATTATTGCATAGCACAACTACCACAACCTGGTAATCCCATAAAAGAGCATACAATGATCGCCTACGTTTCTCGGGGAAATAGCAAACCCGTTATATGCCCATCTTTTATTGGAAAAAATCTTCAGCATACTATAGAGTTTCTTAAAAGTTATAACATAACTCCTGAAATAACACATTTTAAAAATCAGAAAATCTGTCCAAATACGGCACACATTACCGATCAACGCCCACGACCAGGATCACTCATTTATTTTAATCAATTAAATATACAATTAAATGCTCAAAATATTTCTATTTGAGTTTTCGCCATTCACTGATAGTGTAATTGCTAATTAAAAATAAATATATTATACTTAGGCAATAATAAATGTTATTGCTCAGATAATTATTAACTAGGAGACTATAAATGCAACATCTTCGTACATACGTAGCGCTTTTTGTTATTGGTTGTTTTTTCTTTCTTACAAGCTCCCATCTATACGCATCGTTTGTGCAAAGAACACGGAGGATATACACACACACCAGTATGGATATTGAACTTATGGAAGGTGTTCCCGTAAAAATTTCAGTAAAAAATCATGATGGTTCTCATTATGAAACCATACTTGCTCCTACGACGGTGGAAATAGCTTTAGACATGGATGGCGTTGCTTTAGATCTCGATATAACAAAACTCGTATGGAACAATCGATATGAAATAGCTCAATTTGCTATCCAATGGATCAAAGAAGGTGCTCAGTACCTCTATAACAACGAAAAAGGAAAAGCGCTTACTTTGGCATCGACTATAGATTTTAGCAATGGTACCACCAGTAAAAAAGCATTAGAACAGTACCAAAAAGGCCTGGGAAAGCTCGTTGACAATGCAATTGATAAAAAACAAATCAAGCATGGTATGATAAAAGTAGTATGCGCACTAAAAGGTAACTCTTTCGTTATTCGCCCCGCAACTAACCAACCAATTGAAGAGTATAATTCAATTGCACATCGTTTGCCTGATTTTTTTGAGATGATTTCTCCGGGTTCCTATTGTTTTTTTAATAAAAAGCAAGAACTGATACGTAAGCCAAACTGTGATTACTTTAAAGCACATATACGCACGTATAATATTAAGTCACCAGTGTACAATAAAGACGGTCAACGATTGGCAGTATTTATTGACAATGAAATAGAAAACATACAAGCTGCAGCTCAGGCTGGCCTGATAGCTATTCATTTTGTTGACATTAACAAGCTAATTGAAGATTTAAATAGCCTTGGTTTACCAACGCCATCCAGCTTAAATAATTTTTAATTTTTGATATATTTGATTACGTAAGAATTCCCGCATATTGTTTGTTTTCTAACTCAACAATGTACGGGAACTGTTTTTTTTATTTTTAATAAGGGATTTTCTATGAAAAATCGTATTTTATTTATTCTAGTTTTTTTATCTATTGTTACATGTGAATTATATGCAAAAACTATTGACTCAGAAGACAGTCAAGCATATCGAAAGTATGAAAGTGCACAGCTAAGCAAAGACATCAATGAAAGAAAACATAAGGTGCTAACAAAAAAAAATAAGCAAGCCCTTAAAGAGGGAAAAATAACAAAAAAGGAATACAAAAAAAATAAAAAACAAGAAAACAAAAGGTATAAAGAAACCCAAAGACTTGTTAAGCAGATGAACAAAGAAGCTCTTGATGCTATGCTTTTTGAAGAAGAAAATGACTAAAGTTAGTCATATTAAAATTTAGAGGATTTTCCTATGAAAAAAATCAAAAGTATCGTTTTTCTTTTGCTTGCTGGAATATTTAGTCACATATATAGCATGAGTCATACCCTGAGTACAAATAACTCTAAAAGTATAAATAATAACTCTGAACTAGAACAATTTATTGCTGAGTTTAAATTAGCAGTGTATTTCGTACAGCTAACAGATGATCAAAAGTACCTACTATTAAAAAAAATTGGTACACCTAGTCAAGACTTAGAAAAAGTGAAGCATCGTTTAGAGGTGATAGGTGCAGCTATTGCTGTAGTTAGCATCACACCAGAACAGGAGCAAGAACTTCTGATCCAACAACAACTTGAAGCTCTTTCACCAGAACAAATAGATGCATTAGAACAAAAAATAAAAATCATGGTACAGAGTTCTGGGTTGGATAAAGCCGAAAAAGAATTACAACAAGCAGCAAAAAATCTCAAGAACGGATGGCATGCATGTGATAATACAAAGCTACAATTTCAACACAGAAACGGCCTATTGTCAGATTTTGAAAATACTAACAGAAAAGTAAAAAACATACACTCTCTCATTAAAAATAAAAAAGAACTGTTGATAAAACAGGCATTTTCGGAAACTGCAAAATATAAAAAAATACTTAACAATCCTAATACTAAAGATCCAATTACTCGGTTAGAAGAAGAAACAGGTATTGTATATTCTGAGGAAAAAATAAACTAAAGAGAACGTTTACATTCAACTTCAAGCGGACGACGTTGCATTAAATTAGCAAGCATATCTTCAAGTTTTTTATCCTGAAAAATAACCTGGTAAATCCCATCACAAACAGGAAGATCCAGGTTATTTTTTTTAATATACTGATGCATTGCCTGCACGGTATTTACTCCTTCAGGAATATACCCAGTTTCCTCTAGAATATTTTGCAGTTTTTCTCCTTTGCCCAGACGTCTGCCAACCGTTAAGTTTTTACTGTGTTTACCCATTGCCGTCAGCACTAAATCACCAATACCGCACAAGCCATACAACGTATCACATTGTGCGCCAAGCAAGGTAGCGATAGTTACAATTTCATGAAAGCCGCGTGAAAGTAAAAACGCTTTTGCGTTATCAGTATACCCAGCACCATCAAGCATACCAACACCTAATGTGATTACATTTTTGAGTGCACCACCAATTTGCGCACCAATCACATCAAGACTGATATAAGGCCTAAAATAGT harbors:
- a CDS encoding PASTA domain-containing protein — its product is MIKNSLWPLPFITFVFGYYSVSYFHQVTKLTTPAIVGKNIAQACKILSDHNLYPQLLLQKEEPDLPDGTILSQNPIAGSMIKSHQTIYFIVSTQPQPIIADTILNKEIEQAKKIFAKRNMALRTYYLQSSKPKNYCIAQLPQPGNPIKEHTMIAYVSRGNSKPVICPSFIGKNLQHTIEFLKSYNITPEITHFKNQKICPNTAHITDQRPRPGSLIYFNQLNIQLNAQNISI
- a CDS encoding NAD(P)/FAD-dependent oxidoreductase; its protein translation is MNPQCLFFNLSILLILCFVCSSKSYDYDLVIIGSGAAGITAAKLAYDRGKRIAIIEKNKPGGSKIWFGDIPTKTFAQAARELKKVNEKSYIKELSYTFDTSSLLSHIRKISNDIYEFCSIEELTKMGIEIIIGTARFIDNHTLTINGRTICTDNVILATGTRPHITHIEGIISVPYLTPETFFTLNVLPKSIIIIGGGFLGVELAETLGILGVNVTIIMKHGLLLPTFDFELVGMLTENLQQLGISVLCSSLATKVENDKDLVKVTYLDRFDMYHTITAESLFVATNRIANIENLGLENTNVTFNKKGIEVKKTMQTNANNIYACGDVVGQTLLSRVAHFQAKIAIQNMFRPWWQKEIKPNYINLARMVYTYPPFASIGLTEQEAYIVHGSSLRIYRCPYTLLDKAHIDGTTEGIAKFICTSDGTIVGAHIFGECAGELIELVKIGHKLYNLETEYIFKQHAVLPNYKELIWHANQLCKKDLEPLVSNKNIIQYYAEKVLSFLSR
- a CDS encoding NAD(P)-dependent glycerol-3-phosphate dehydrogenase, whose amino-acid sequence is MKVCILGEGAWGTAVATLLANNGHTVHVWCYHKEVAEDIKENRSNSRYLPNIALDKNIVPFIDIEKALCDVDWVFEAIPVQYLRSILEQAQRCFNLKQTWVVLSKGIEKGSFLLPSQVIDAVFATRVKKAIFSGPSFAKDLAEKQITGVTIAADDCETGQQLSQLLANNYFRPYISLDVIGAQIGGALKNVITLGVGMLDGAGYTDNAKAFLLSRGFHEIVTIATLLGAQCDTLYGLCGIGDLVLTAMGKHSKNLTVGRRLGKGEKLQNILEETGYIPEGVNTVQAMHQYIKKNNLDLPVCDGIYQVIFQDKKLEDMLANLMQRRPLEVECKRSL
- a CDS encoding PBP1A family penicillin-binding protein: MIYFLRFFFYGIIIALILLFSIITGIALYVMHHKVIDFSVLAHYDPGRPSIVLDERGIEWARFQLDIRDPISMQKMPQHLINAFVAAEDWHFFKHHGISWKGILRSILVNVYHGKKVQGASTITQQLVKLLFLDLEKTFSRKIKEQLYALLVEQQFSKEQILQTYLNHVYFGCGIYGVQAASKRFWNKDVSDLTIDQAATLGGIVRLPSYYCPLVYPLSAQKRRDSVLSKMKYLGFITENEYMTAVSNDITVEKNIQLCCAPYVKEYIRQLLEQRVGKQQLYSGGLVIKTTLSIDIQKSAEKILKKQITILRGNISDVDGGLISIDRKTGAIKALIGGYDFASSKFNRALQARRQMGSTFKPILYAAAVQSGKQFSDTKVDEPFFLEQNGKLWQPKNYNGKFVGEVTLAYALSHSNNIASIKTFLDVGSETIIMLAKKSGLSGPLYPYPSLALGCVDATLKEVAGMFNVFANNGMYVEPHIISWVKNQLGNKIIKVNIKKSHVMRPRISGQVSKVLSIGIERYQAMLGKTKDEWLQHEVICKTGTTNDSRTCWFTGSTPELTTAVYIGCDDNREMGKNVYPLRTAFPIWLELNKKIVCSKKHFSYDPSLRPLFIDEKTGEIVVSGSKKGIIEILI